A window of the Candidatus Zymogenaceae bacterium genome harbors these coding sequences:
- a CDS encoding phosphoenolpyruvate carboxykinase (ATP) yields the protein MTDKNIFLRELDPEHIIVNPPADELRKLSEKDERTSKYKSAAYITVVRSRSAKFTEVVFGDPTPEQAAIITDVQEYLKWKTLIRIDRQMCLNPEHALHCRLYITPEYARIAYMWNETLFPPKNPDGKPDMVSVYVPEWRERKVLIQPDLGVTYVLGSDYLGENKKAHLRMGMYMAKKRGNLGLHAGSKLIRVKNSKGELVEKGAILFGLSGTGKTSLSCHNHGLSGEEGIVIRQDDVIFMRPDMYCYGTENNYYIKTEGLEPKGQPLLYAAATNKRAILENIWVERNGDVDFFDETITSNGRCVVYREDIDYTDDDIDLPRADIIIFITRRNDVVPPVARLTPEQGAAFFMLGESIETSAGDPTQAGKSKRVVGTNPFIVGDEAEEGNLFMKFLRDNPDCECFLMNTGRVGGPEGEDITIHDSTAIMKEIARGEITWETDPDWGYEVAVEVPGIDISRLDPRKYYDEREYMRLTEVLRKEREAWLFKFENLDPDILKAI from the coding sequence ATGACCGACAAGAACATCTTCCTGCGGGAGCTGGATCCTGAACACATCATCGTCAATCCCCCGGCGGACGAGCTGAGGAAGCTCTCCGAAAAGGACGAGCGCACGTCGAAATACAAGAGCGCGGCCTACATCACCGTGGTCCGAAGTCGAAGCGCCAAGTTTACGGAGGTCGTTTTCGGCGACCCGACGCCGGAGCAGGCGGCGATCATCACGGACGTCCAGGAATACCTGAAGTGGAAAACCCTCATCCGGATCGACCGGCAGATGTGCCTCAATCCCGAGCACGCGCTGCACTGCCGGCTCTACATCACCCCGGAATACGCCCGGATAGCCTACATGTGGAACGAGACGCTCTTTCCGCCAAAAAATCCCGACGGAAAGCCCGACATGGTCTCCGTATACGTCCCCGAGTGGCGGGAGCGGAAGGTCCTCATCCAGCCGGACCTGGGCGTCACCTACGTTTTGGGCTCCGATTACCTGGGGGAGAACAAAAAGGCGCATCTCAGGATGGGGATGTACATGGCGAAAAAACGGGGCAACCTGGGACTGCACGCCGGAAGCAAGCTGATCAGGGTGAAAAACAGCAAGGGCGAGCTCGTGGAAAAGGGCGCGATCCTCTTCGGCCTGTCGGGCACCGGAAAGACGTCTCTGTCCTGTCACAATCACGGGCTGTCCGGAGAAGAGGGCATCGTCATACGCCAGGACGACGTCATCTTCATGCGCCCGGATATGTATTGCTACGGCACCGAGAACAACTACTACATCAAGACCGAGGGGCTGGAGCCCAAGGGACAGCCGCTGCTGTATGCAGCCGCCACAAACAAACGGGCGATTTTGGAGAACATCTGGGTGGAGCGAAACGGCGATGTGGACTTCTTCGACGAGACCATCACCTCCAACGGGCGGTGCGTGGTCTATCGGGAGGACATCGACTACACCGACGACGATATCGATCTCCCCAGGGCGGACATCATCATATTCATCACCCGCAGAAACGACGTGGTGCCGCCGGTGGCGCGCCTGACTCCGGAGCAGGGAGCCGCCTTCTTTATGCTGGGGGAATCCATCGAGACCTCGGCGGGCGACCCCACCCAGGCGGGCAAGTCGAAGCGGGTGGTGGGGACCAATCCCTTCATCGTGGGCGATGAGGCCGAGGAGGGGAACCTCTTCATGAAGTTCCTCAGGGACAATCCGGACTGCGAGTGTTTCCTGATGAATACCGGCCGCGTGGGCGGTCCGGAGGGTGAGGACATCACCATCCACGATTCCACCGCCATCATGAAGGAGATCGCCCGGGGCGAGATCACCTGGGAGACCGATCCGGACTGGGGATATGAGGTGGCCGTGGAGGTTCCGGGGATAGACATCTCCCGGCTCGACCCGAGGAAGTACTACGACGAGCGGGAATACATGCGGCTCACCGAGGTGCTCAGGAAGGAGCGGGAGGCGTGGCTGTTCAAGTTCGAGAACCTCGACCCCGACATCCTCAAGGCCATATAG
- a CDS encoding RNA pseudouridine synthase, producing MPTGTLEILYEDNHLLCVVKPPGMLSQGDRTGDVSLLDAAKAYIKKKYQKPGNVYLGLVHRLDRPVGGVVVFARTSKAARRLSAAFRGREVEKHYLAAVSGRPDPEAGELLDFLKKSGTKTIVTTQDDPDGKEARLRYRTLETVDEKSLVSIELLTGRRHQIRVQLAQIGSPVIGDVKYGGKRITPGGVVALYAHRLVIPHPVSGDPVELSSLPPDVFPWSLFHSK from the coding sequence ATGCCGACAGGTACGCTGGAAATACTCTACGAGGACAACCACCTCCTCTGTGTGGTGAAACCCCCGGGGATGCTCTCCCAGGGGGATCGGACCGGGGACGTGTCTCTGCTGGACGCGGCGAAGGCATATATCAAGAAGAAGTATCAAAAACCGGGGAACGTCTACCTGGGGCTGGTGCACCGGCTCGATCGGCCGGTGGGGGGGGTGGTGGTCTTCGCCCGGACCTCCAAGGCCGCCCGGAGGCTGTCCGCGGCGTTTCGCGGCCGGGAGGTGGAAAAACACTATCTGGCGGCGGTGTCCGGGCGGCCCGACCCGGAGGCCGGCGAGCTTCTCGATTTCTTAAAAAAATCCGGCACGAAGACGATCGTCACAACGCAAGACGACCCCGATGGGAAGGAGGCGCGGCTTCGGTATCGCACCCTTGAGACGGTCGATGAGAAGAGCCTCGTCTCCATCGAGCTCCTCACCGGTCGCCGCCACCAGATCCGGGTGCAGCTCGCCCAAATCGGCTCTCCCGTCATCGGGGACGTGAAATACGGGGGGAAGAGGATCACCCCCGGCGGAGTGGTCGCCCTCTATGCCCACAGGCTCGTCATTCCCCATCCCGTTTCCGGCGATCCTGTGGAGCTTTCGAGCCTGCCGCCGGACGTCTTTCCCTGGAGTCTCTTTCACTCTAAATGA
- the rsmG gene encoding 16S rRNA (guanine(527)-N(7))-methyltransferase RsmG, with translation MTTQTTDTQKAMRKLFEQAGLPVSDRDLERFAIFYRELEAQSKALDLTRLEGLEDIVVKHFIDSLLPGELTELPSPLLDIGSGAGFPGIPLAIRHPEVELVLAESRKRRVSFLLSMIDRLELKNVRIYPHKVHRDFPLEVNGVITRALESAAETLARSASFLPVGGRVILMKGPAGTEEIDEALSKMGWFFKMTDDIPYTIEGTDYRRRLIVFSRSDEEYVETDGGKRARGSEKVVDIQSRANDRYKMFLKLLDGRGVKKEGMTILSGRKAVEEAAVEFPDLLCGWICRGDQEPPQCEAAELPRYRLSGALFREIDVHGTGAPLALMTVPDIPVWADEPKETWPVGLTLFIPFQDPANVGAVIRSAAAFGAVRVVLLSGSANPYHHKSVRAAGTALFRVPIFRGPELEELEVTGAPLYSLSPEGEGLERAVLPRTMGLLAGREGPGLPRRFREKRALAIPMAAGVESLNAAAAVTVALFEWYRRHLAKEGAR, from the coding sequence ATGACGACACAGACCACAGACACACAGAAGGCGATGCGAAAGCTCTTCGAACAGGCGGGATTACCGGTGTCCGACCGGGACCTGGAGCGCTTCGCAATCTTCTACCGGGAGCTGGAGGCCCAGAGCAAGGCCCTGGACCTGACGCGGCTTGAGGGGCTTGAGGACATCGTCGTCAAGCATTTTATCGATTCACTCCTCCCCGGGGAGCTGACCGAGCTTCCCTCGCCGCTCCTCGATATCGGCTCCGGGGCGGGCTTTCCCGGCATTCCCCTGGCGATCCGGCATCCGGAGGTGGAGCTGGTCCTGGCCGAAAGCCGGAAGAGACGGGTCTCGTTTCTGCTTTCCATGATCGACCGGCTGGAGTTGAAAAACGTCCGGATCTATCCCCACAAGGTGCACCGGGATTTTCCCCTGGAGGTGAACGGCGTCATCACACGGGCCCTGGAGAGCGCGGCCGAAACCCTGGCCCGGTCGGCCTCCTTCCTGCCGGTGGGAGGACGGGTCATCCTGATGAAGGGGCCCGCCGGGACAGAAGAGATAGACGAGGCCCTCTCGAAAATGGGGTGGTTTTTTAAAATGACCGATGATATCCCCTATACCATCGAGGGGACCGACTACCGGCGGCGGCTGATCGTGTTTTCTCGGAGCGATGAGGAGTATGTCGAGACCGACGGCGGGAAGAGGGCGCGCGGGTCAGAAAAGGTGGTCGATATTCAGAGCCGTGCCAACGATCGCTACAAGATGTTTCTGAAGCTTTTGGACGGGCGCGGGGTGAAGAAGGAGGGGATGACGATCCTCTCCGGCAGAAAGGCCGTGGAGGAGGCGGCGGTCGAGTTTCCGGACCTCCTGTGCGGATGGATATGCCGGGGGGACCAGGAGCCGCCGCAGTGCGAAGCGGCGGAGCTTCCCCGCTATCGTCTTTCCGGCGCGCTCTTTCGGGAGATAGACGTGCACGGGACCGGCGCCCCTCTGGCGCTGATGACGGTGCCGGATATTCCGGTATGGGCCGACGAGCCGAAGGAGACCTGGCCCGTCGGCCTGACGCTCTTTATTCCCTTCCAGGACCCGGCGAACGTAGGCGCGGTGATCAGGTCTGCGGCCGCCTTCGGTGCGGTCCGGGTGGTGCTCCTTTCCGGCAGCGCCAATCCCTACCACCACAAGAGCGTTCGGGCGGCGGGGACGGCGCTCTTTCGGGTGCCGATCTTCAGGGGGCCGGAGCTTGAGGAGCTGGAGGTGACCGGCGCGCCTCTCTATTCCCTCTCTCCCGAGGGTGAGGGGCTGGAGCGGGCGGTGCTCCCCCGCACCATGGGCCTTCTTGCGGGGCGGGAGGGACCGGGGCTGCCCAGGCGCTTCCGAGAAAAGCGGGCCCTTGCCATCCCGATGGCGGCGGGGGTGGAGTCCCTCAACGCCGCCGCCGCCGTGACGGTGGCGCTGTTCGAGTGGTACCGGCGGCACCTGGCGAAAGAGGGCGCGCGCTGA
- a CDS encoding NAD-dependent epimerase/dehydratase family protein produces the protein MKVLITGAGGFIGSHLVRALADDGWEMRGLFLPNEDASAAREHRVEVFWGDLTDPATLTGVADGCDVVFHLATRVLDYGSHRLFRRIMVDGTKHLLEASAHNAPRFVYVSSIAAHGLDRNIPGAEEDAPRVPCGVPYSDTKMEAEDLVREFCDGRGMSWVIVRPANVIGPGSVWVKDVLDAFFRGPLPVIDNGVHPGAFVYVTNLADGMVLAARHEAAHGRIYQFRDDYDITWGEYTAHLGNLIGKRPKGNIPFRLAWGLGRVCEAIFSPLGVRPPMSRLAAGVMGRNLDVSNDRARRELGWESRVGLDEALEHIDGWVRDVYLPERTG, from the coding sequence ATGAAGGTGCTGATTACCGGGGCGGGGGGATTCATCGGCTCTCATCTGGTGAGGGCGCTAGCCGATGACGGGTGGGAGATGCGGGGGCTGTTTCTGCCAAATGAAGATGCGTCGGCGGCACGAGAGCATCGGGTGGAGGTGTTTTGGGGGGACCTGACGGACCCGGCCACCCTCACCGGCGTCGCTGACGGATGTGATGTGGTCTTTCACCTGGCGACGCGGGTGCTGGATTACGGCTCGCATCGGCTCTTTCGAAGGATCATGGTGGACGGCACGAAACACCTCCTGGAGGCGTCGGCGCACAACGCGCCCCGCTTCGTGTATGTTTCCTCCATCGCCGCCCACGGCTTGGATCGAAACATCCCCGGCGCCGAGGAAGACGCACCGCGTGTCCCCTGCGGCGTGCCCTACAGCGACACGAAGATGGAGGCCGAGGACCTGGTCCGGGAATTCTGCGATGGGAGGGGGATGTCCTGGGTCATCGTAAGGCCGGCCAACGTCATCGGCCCGGGGAGCGTCTGGGTCAAGGACGTGCTGGACGCCTTTTTCCGGGGGCCGTTGCCGGTGATCGACAACGGCGTCCACCCCGGCGCCTTCGTGTACGTCACGAACCTGGCGGACGGGATGGTGCTGGCGGCGAGGCATGAGGCGGCGCACGGGAGGATATATCAGTTTCGGGACGATTACGACATCACCTGGGGGGAATACACCGCCCACCTGGGGAATCTCATCGGTAAGCGTCCGAAGGGGAATATCCCCTTTCGCCTCGCCTGGGGGCTGGGCCGGGTATGTGAGGCGATTTTCTCTCCCCTGGGCGTCCGCCCGCCCATGTCCCGGCTGGCGGCGGGGGTGATGGGGAGAAACCTGGATGTGAGCAACGACCGGGCCAGACGGGAGCTGGGCTGGGAAAGCCGGGTGGGGCTGGATGAGGCACTGGAGCATATCGACGGGTGGGTGAGGGACGTATACCTGCCCGAGAGAACCGGGTGA
- a CDS encoding sulfotransferase domain-containing protein, producing MMEPIIVVSGLPRSGTSLMMRMLKAGGVEIVTDDIRRANIDNPKGYFEYERVKTLPTDNSWVKELSGRAVKVISFLLRHLPEGLEYRVIFMRRNLEEVLMSQNTMLVHRGKEPGDDDGEMMSEFAEHLEKTFSLIESRPEMKVLYVDYSSAIEDPEGCVIQVSEFLGREMDEAACRKAVDPELYRNRVE from the coding sequence ATGATGGAGCCGATTATTGTGGTATCGGGGCTGCCCCGCTCGGGGACGTCTTTGATGATGCGGATGCTGAAGGCCGGAGGGGTGGAGATTGTGACCGACGACATCCGCCGGGCCAATATCGACAACCCCAAGGGATACTTCGAGTACGAGCGGGTCAAGACGCTGCCCACGGACAACTCGTGGGTGAAGGAGCTTTCGGGTCGGGCGGTCAAGGTGATATCGTTTCTGCTCCGGCACCTGCCGGAGGGGTTGGAATATCGGGTCATCTTCATGCGGCGAAACCTGGAAGAGGTGCTGATGTCCCAGAACACCATGCTGGTTCACCGGGGAAAGGAGCCGGGGGACGACGACGGGGAGATGATGAGCGAATTTGCGGAGCACCTGGAGAAGACCTTCTCCCTGATTGAATCGCGGCCGGAGATGAAGGTGCTCTACGTGGACTATTCAAGCGCCATAGAGGACCCGGAAGGATGCGTCATACAGGTGAGTGAGTTCCTCGGCCGGGAGATGGACGAGGCGGCCTGCAGAAAAGCGGTGGACCCGGAGCTGTACCGGAATCGGGTGGAGTAA
- a CDS encoding PEGA domain-containing protein produces the protein MKIYIKLTLLVIVFISLIYCYACTPCTPAKIVITSDPPGANISANDAYLGQTPISKAVIRDEFGPGSVYLIKAEKRGYLTSQKIFTEEGLEDACDCMPKAIHFQLEPDPDYQSNDTIPSTPGTTIINIDNN, from the coding sequence ATGAAGATTTATATAAAACTTACATTACTTGTTATTGTATTCATTTCTTTAATATATTGTTACGCCTGCACGCCCTGTACTCCAGCAAAAATCGTAATCACGTCAGATCCTCCCGGCGCGAACATCTCCGCAAACGACGCGTATTTAGGGCAAACACCGATCTCAAAGGCCGTCATTCGCGATGAATTCGGTCCCGGTTCCGTCTATTTGATCAAGGCGGAAAAGCGCGGGTACCTGACCTCGCAAAAGATATTCACAGAGGAAGGTTTAGAAGACGCATGTGATTGCATGCCTAAGGCGATACATTTTCAGCTTGAGCCGGACCCGGATTATCAATCGAACGACACCATCCCCTCAACGCCCGGAACGACCATCATTAACATCGATAATAATTAG
- a CDS encoding ABC transporter permease encodes MTPRLRDSDFVRRFMKNRLAISGLVIVLFFFAVSILAPMISPHNPSEINRDELLKAPGPDHLFGTDKLGRDVLSRMIYGSRISLKVGFVAVGISIVIGAFLGALAGYYGGVLDAVIMRFVDVMLCFPAFFLILAVIAILEPSIWNIMVVIGLTGWMGVARLVRAEFLTLTKRDFVLAARAQGAGDFRIIFGHVLPNALGPILVAATLGVAGAILTESALSFLGIGVQPPTPSWGNILTDGQDTIAVAWWLSLYPGLAILLTVLGYNLLGEGIRDAMDPRLREGMG; translated from the coding sequence ATGACGCCACGGCTTCGCGACTCCGACTTCGTTCGCAGGTTCATGAAAAACAGGCTGGCCATCAGCGGTCTGGTGATCGTGCTGTTTTTTTTCGCCGTCTCGATCCTCGCCCCGATGATCTCCCCCCACAATCCTTCCGAAATCAACAGGGATGAGCTCCTGAAGGCGCCCGGACCGGACCATTTGTTCGGAACCGACAAGCTGGGGAGGGACGTCCTGTCCCGAATGATCTACGGCTCCCGCATATCCCTCAAGGTCGGATTCGTGGCCGTGGGGATCTCCATCGTCATCGGCGCGTTCCTGGGGGCACTGGCGGGTTATTACGGCGGCGTCCTGGACGCGGTGATCATGCGCTTCGTGGACGTGATGCTCTGTTTCCCCGCGTTTTTCCTGATTCTTGCGGTCATCGCCATCCTGGAGCCGAGCATCTGGAACATCATGGTCGTCATCGGCCTGACCGGCTGGATGGGCGTGGCGCGGCTCGTGCGGGCGGAGTTTCTGACGCTGACAAAGCGGGATTTCGTCCTAGCGGCCCGTGCCCAGGGCGCCGGTGACTTCCGCATCATCTTCGGCCACGTGCTTCCCAACGCCCTGGGACCGATCCTCGTGGCGGCCACCCTGGGCGTGGCCGGGGCCATCCTGACCGAAAGCGCCCTTTCGTTTCTGGGCATCGGCGTTCAGCCCCCCACCCCGAGCTGGGGAAACATCCTCACCGACGGGCAGGACACCATCGCGGTGGCATGGTGGCTTTCGCTCTATCCGGGGCTCGCCATCCTGCTGACGGTGCTGGGCTATAACCTCTTGGGTGAGGGCATCCGGGACGCCATGGACCCGCGCCTCCGGGAGGGGATGGGCTAG
- a CDS encoding ABC transporter permease, whose amino-acid sequence MLRYIAKRLVMMIPILFGITVISFLVIHLAPGEPTDIAAGMNPDAAPEAKERLKEIYGLNDPLHVQYLNWVTRIVVLDFGNSFAPDNRPVIEKIAETIPITITINVLSILLIMVVAIPIGIYSATHQNSVFDKTSTVFVFIGFAVPTFWLALLLKMLFGIKLGWLPISGVRSISFIYETFGPVEKAWDIFRHLLMPVTLSAFGGLAGLSRYMRSNMLEVIRQDYITTARAKGLPERTVIYKHAMRNALMPVITILGLSVPGLIGGSVIFESIFSIYGMGRLFYASVLSRDYPVVMGILVIGAVLTLAGNLIADVSYALVDPRIRRG is encoded by the coding sequence ATGCTGCGATATATCGCAAAAAGACTGGTGATGATGATTCCGATCCTGTTCGGGATCACCGTCATCTCCTTTCTTGTCATCCACCTGGCCCCCGGCGAGCCGACGGATATCGCCGCCGGCATGAATCCCGACGCCGCCCCGGAGGCCAAGGAGCGCCTGAAGGAGATATACGGCCTCAACGACCCGCTGCATGTTCAATACCTCAACTGGGTCACGCGCATCGTCGTGCTGGACTTCGGCAATTCGTTTGCCCCGGACAATAGGCCGGTTATCGAAAAAATCGCCGAGACCATACCCATCACCATCACGATAAACGTCCTCTCGATTCTCCTCATCATGGTCGTGGCCATCCCCATCGGTATCTACTCCGCGACGCACCAAAACAGCGTCTTTGATAAAACGTCCACGGTCTTTGTCTTTATCGGGTTCGCCGTGCCCACGTTCTGGCTGGCGCTGTTGCTCAAGATGTTGTTCGGCATAAAGTTGGGGTGGCTCCCCATTTCCGGGGTCAGATCCATCTCGTTTATTTACGAGACCTTCGGCCCCGTTGAAAAGGCATGGGACATTTTCAGACATCTTCTGATGCCCGTGACCCTGTCCGCCTTCGGCGGACTGGCGGGGCTCTCACGATACATGCGCAGCAACATGTTGGAGGTCATCCGCCAGGACTATATAACCACCGCCCGGGCAAAAGGGCTCCCGGAACGAACGGTGATATACAAGCACGCCATGAGAAACGCGTTGATGCCGGTCATTACCATTCTGGGACTTTCCGTGCCGGGCCTCATCGGCGGGAGTGTCATTTTCGAGAGCATTTTTTCAATTTACGGCATGGGAAGACTCTTTTACGCCAGCGTCCTCTCCAGGGATTATCCCGTGGTCATGGGGATTCTGGTCATCGGGGCCGTGCTGACGCTCGCCGGCAACCTCATCGCGGACGTATCGTACGCGTTGGTCGATCCGCGAATCCGGAGGGGATAG
- a CDS encoding peptide-binding protein, whose amino-acid sequence MKKHGVSILLISILLWCASCGTDSIDYSLGSDTGPAYGDSIIIGSIGDASNLIPMLASDSVSFEVAAYIYNGLVEYDKDFNIIGSLAESWEISEDNLTITFHLRDDVVWHDGEPFTSEDVMFTYELIIDENTPTAYAQKYLLVTEAKAPDPYTFIVTYDEPLAPALISWGALQILPKHLLEGVPITESDLARHPVGTGPYTFGEWKTGESIILNSFHEYFLGRPYIDRIIYRIIPDTATMFLELKAGGVDWMGLSPIQYKHQTDDASFKKNFNKYEYLADGYAYLGFNMDDKKFSDVRVRKAISYAIDKQEIIDVVLLGLGEIAISPYKPGTWVYNPNVERYDYDPERAKELLSEAGWTDTDGDGIIDKDGVPFTFTIITNQGNDLRAKTAEIIQGRLADVGIEVKIRIIEWAAFLSEFVEPRNFEAVILGWNILQDPDLYNVWHSSRTGPGELNHINYKNSEVDKLLEDGRKIFDQDERKVYYDRIQEILADEAPYVFLYVPYALPVVHARFHGIEPAPAGISYNFIEWYVPEGMQKYTHLP is encoded by the coding sequence ATGAAAAAGCATGGAGTCAGTATCCTGCTGATCAGTATATTACTCTGGTGTGCCTCGTGCGGCACAGACTCAATCGACTATTCCCTTGGGTCCGATACCGGTCCCGCCTACGGCGACTCCATCATCATCGGCTCCATAGGCGACGCCTCAAACCTCATCCCCATGCTCGCGTCCGACAGCGTCTCCTTCGAAGTGGCGGCCTATATCTATAACGGTCTGGTGGAGTACGACAAGGACTTCAACATCATCGGCTCCCTGGCAGAATCCTGGGAGATATCCGAGGACAACCTGACGATTACCTTTCATCTCAGGGACGATGTCGTCTGGCATGACGGCGAGCCGTTCACCAGCGAAGATGTCATGTTCACCTATGAACTGATTATCGATGAAAACACCCCCACCGCCTACGCCCAGAAATACCTCTTGGTGACAGAGGCGAAGGCGCCGGACCCGTATACCTTTATCGTCACCTATGACGAGCCTTTGGCACCGGCCCTCATCAGCTGGGGGGCTTTACAGATACTGCCCAAACACCTGTTGGAGGGGGTTCCGATCACCGAATCCGACCTCGCGCGACATCCCGTGGGCACGGGGCCCTATACCTTCGGCGAGTGGAAAACCGGGGAGAGCATCATCCTGAATTCGTTTCATGAGTACTTTTTGGGCCGACCCTACATCGACCGCATCATCTACCGAATCATCCCGGACACCGCCACGATGTTCCTCGAGCTGAAGGCCGGCGGCGTGGATTGGATGGGGCTTTCGCCCATTCAATACAAACACCAGACCGACGACGCCTCATTCAAAAAAAACTTCAACAAATACGAGTACCTCGCCGACGGCTATGCGTACCTGGGCTTCAACATGGACGACAAGAAATTCTCCGATGTCCGGGTGAGAAAGGCCATCTCGTACGCCATCGACAAGCAGGAGATCATCGACGTGGTGCTGTTGGGGCTGGGAGAAATCGCCATCAGTCCCTACAAGCCGGGCACCTGGGTGTATAATCCGAACGTCGAGCGTTACGATTACGACCCGGAAAGGGCGAAAGAGCTCCTTTCCGAGGCGGGCTGGACCGATACCGACGGAGACGGCATCATCGATAAGGACGGCGTCCCCTTCACCTTTACCATCATTACAAACCAGGGAAATGACCTCCGCGCCAAGACAGCGGAGATCATCCAGGGAAGGCTTGCTGATGTGGGCATCGAGGTGAAAATACGCATCATCGAATGGGCCGCTTTCCTGTCCGAATTCGTGGAGCCGAGAAACTTCGAGGCGGTCATCCTGGGGTGGAACATCCTCCAGGACCCGGACCTGTATAACGTCTGGCATTCCTCCCGGACGGGGCCCGGAGAATTGAACCATATCAACTACAAAAACAGCGAGGTGGACAAGCTCCTTGAGGACGGACGGAAAATCTTTGATCAGGACGAGCGGAAGGTCTACTACGATCGCATCCAGGAGATTCTCGCCGACGAGGCACCGTATGTGTTTCTCTATGTTCCATACGCTCTGCCGGTGGTGCATGCCCGGTTTCACGGTATCGAACCCGCGCCTGCGGGTATCTCCTACAATTTTATCGAGTGGTACGTGCCCGAGGGCATGCAGAAATACACCCATCTCCCGTAG
- the fsa gene encoding fructose-6-phosphate aldolase translates to MQLFIDTADIEEIREAQEMGVIDGVTTNPSLVAKTGRKFFDVLSDIVAIVSGPVSAEVISTDSQGMIAEAKELSSIADNIVIKIPLIPEGLKAVRSLSDQGIKTNVTLIFSPLQALLAAKAGATYVSPFVGRLDDIAHVGMELVDQIVTIYANYDFETQVLVASIRNPIHLLDAALTGAHVATVPFKVITQLTRHPLTDQGLERFLADWKKVPQ, encoded by the coding sequence ATGCAGCTTTTTATCGACACCGCGGACATTGAAGAGATCAGAGAAGCCCAGGAAATGGGCGTTATCGACGGAGTGACGACCAATCCCTCACTGGTGGCAAAGACGGGACGGAAGTTTTTCGACGTCCTCTCTGATATCGTAGCAATCGTCTCTGGGCCGGTCAGCGCCGAGGTCATCAGCACAGACAGCCAGGGCATGATCGCTGAGGCGAAAGAGCTCTCCTCCATCGCCGATAATATCGTCATCAAGATACCTCTTATCCCCGAGGGTCTCAAGGCGGTTCGGTCGCTTTCGGATCAGGGCATAAAGACCAACGTGACCCTGATCTTCTCCCCCCTCCAGGCCCTCCTTGCGGCGAAGGCCGGGGCGACATACGTAAGCCCCTTCGTGGGGCGGCTCGACGACATCGCCCATGTCGGCATGGAGCTTGTCGACCAGATCGTCACAATCTATGCAAACTACGATTTCGAAACACAGGTGCTGGTGGCATCGATCCGAAATCCGATACACCTCCTGGACGCCGCCCTCACCGGCGCCCACGTGGCCACCGTTCCCTTCAAAGTCATCACCCAGTTGACCAGACATCCGCTTACGGACCAGGGTTTGGAACGATTCCTGGCGGACTGGAAAAAAGTGCCTCAGTAA